In Acanthochromis polyacanthus isolate Apoly-LR-REF ecotype Palm Island chromosome 15, KAUST_Apoly_ChrSc, whole genome shotgun sequence, a single genomic region encodes these proteins:
- the LOC110967454 gene encoding early growth response protein 2b-like codes for MTAKIVDEVSASLSIVDNIPKDVYTESSMVFKEEAVGEEEHEGKPDENGGGNLLYEEKSAPELPLQGDLAQYVATLRTHPVAFTGKFSLDSRSAGGPWTPGDVIDVVSADIATPGPLTVSGSPSASPDIYAGGGGGEDAGDGTMAHGQPDISHMYAPPHPHPHPAPSYSCSGDMYQDQSAGGYLATSTCAVSYHPPPTYNSAPKPTVDGAALLSIMPEYGGFYQQSCQRDIQSAFPERKSLPYPLDSLRVPPPLTPLNTIRNFTLGAPSPAAEGPMAAAFPNHQNLPLRPILRPRKYPNRPSKTPVHQRPYPCPAESCDRRFSRSDELSRHLRIHTGHKPFQCRICMRNFSRSDHLTTHIRTHTGEKPFSCDQCGRKFARSDERRRHMKIHLRQKEKKASAS; via the exons ATGACGGCGAAGATAGTTGATGAAGTTTCTGCGTCTCTCAGCATTGTAGACAATATTCCTAAAGATGTGTACACAGAAAGCTCGATGGTGTTTAAAGAAGAGGCTGTAGGGGAGGAGGAACACGAAGGGAAACCTGATGAGAATGGAGGCG gAAACCTTCTGTACGAGGAGAAGAGCGCACCTGAGCTGCCTCTGCAGGGCGACCTTGCGCAGTACGTGGCCACTTTACGCACGCACCCTGTGGCGTTCACCGGCAAGTTTTCTCTGGACTCCAGGAGTGCAGGAGGACCGTGGACACCGGGAGACGTTATCGACGTGGTCAGCGCGGACATCGCGACCCCGGGGCCGCTCACGGTGTCTGGTTCGCCCTCAGCGTCGCCAGATATTTacgcaggaggaggaggaggagaggacgcCGGGGACGGCACCATGGCGCACGGCCAGCCAGACATCAGCCACATGTACGCGCCCcctcacccccacccccacccggCCCCGTCCTACTCGTGCAGCGGTGACATGTATCAGGACCAGTCTGCAGGGGGGTACCTGGCCACCTCCACCTGCGCCGTGTCCTACCACCCGCCCCCCACCTACAACTCTGCGCCCAAACCGACAGTTGACGGCGCGGCGCTGCTCTCCATCATGCCCGAGTACGGAGGCTTCTACCAGCAGAGTTGCCAGAGAGACATCCAGTCCGCCTTCCCGGAGAGGAAATCCCTGCCGTACCCCCTGGACTCCCTCCGGGTTCCTCCGCCTCTCACGCCCCTCAACACCATCAGGAACTTTACGCTCGGCGCGCCCTCGCCGGCCGCCGAGGGTCCGATGGCCGCCGCTTTCCCAAACCACCAGAACCTCCCCCTCAGACCGATCCTGAGACCCAGAAAGTACCCGAACCGACCGAGCAAGACGCCCGTCCACCAGAGGCCGTATCCGTGCCCGGCGGAGAGCTGCGACCGGAGGTTCTCCCGGTCGGACGAGCTGAGCCGACACCTGCGCATCCACACCGGCCACAAGCCGTTCCAGTGCCGCATCTGCATGAGGAACTTCAGCCGCAGCGACCACCTCACCACGCACATCCGCACGCACACCGGGGAGAAGCCGTTCTCCTGCGACCAGTGCGGGAGGAAGTTCGCCCGGAGCGACGAGAGGCGGCGGCACATGAAGATCCACCTGCggcagaaggagaagaaagccTCTGCGTCCTAA